In Aneurinibacillus sp. REN35, a genomic segment contains:
- a CDS encoding divergent PAP2 family protein, with amino-acid sequence MSDLLSNFPLWSALLAIGIAQGVKVPITYIAIRKWDWRLAFSTGGMPSSHSAAVTALTTAVGLTEGFGSSYFAIAVIFSIIIMFDAAGVRRHAGTHAAVLNLLVEDFNQLIEELKSMRVKPRRERAEKLKELLGHQPSEVLVGGWLGIIQSLALYYLLQL; translated from the coding sequence ATGTCCGATTTGTTGTCTAACTTTCCGCTCTGGTCTGCGCTGCTTGCCATTGGCATCGCTCAAGGTGTGAAAGTCCCTATTACGTACATTGCGATTCGCAAGTGGGATTGGAGACTCGCCTTCAGCACGGGAGGAATGCCGAGCTCTCACTCGGCGGCCGTTACTGCGCTTACAACAGCGGTAGGTCTCACTGAAGGGTTCGGGTCTTCATATTTTGCCATAGCGGTTATTTTTTCGATTATCATTATGTTTGATGCTGCGGGCGTTCGGCGCCACGCAGGCACGCATGCGGCGGTTCTCAATCTGCTGGTGGAGGACTTCAACCAGCTAATCGAGGAACTCAAGTCCATGCGCGTCAAACCACGCCGGGAAAGAGCAGAGAAGCTCAAAGAATTATTGGGTCACCAGCCAAGCGAAGTGCTTGTTGGAGGATGGCTCGGTATTATTCAATCCCTTGCGCTATATTATCTGCTACAACTGTAA
- a CDS encoding 3D domain-containing protein, with the protein MDIIVKNVKSSLAYLLIALVCTVLGIYMLLDKPQQKTVVFPETKQAEKQGQVTVKRQNTPSSEAKQVEKKQTIERFPLASQGETVETLATLTQYPKVHVTATGYSPGPESTGKDIGHPAYGITYSGVKVKRDARSFSTIAADLNVFPLGTILYIPGYGYGVVTDIGSAIKGNKIDLFFDKKEDVYKHWGKKQLDVYVIERGRGKVNEAAFARLHEALKSEVKKQ; encoded by the coding sequence ATGGACATTATTGTAAAAAACGTGAAAAGCTCTCTTGCCTATCTGCTCATCGCTCTCGTCTGTACAGTACTTGGTATCTATATGTTGCTTGATAAGCCGCAGCAGAAGACGGTTGTATTCCCTGAAACCAAGCAGGCTGAGAAGCAGGGGCAGGTCACGGTAAAAAGGCAAAACACACCTTCATCCGAGGCGAAGCAAGTGGAGAAAAAACAGACAATCGAGCGTTTTCCGCTCGCATCGCAGGGTGAAACAGTAGAGACGCTGGCCACGCTCACCCAATATCCAAAAGTACACGTTACGGCAACGGGTTATTCACCGGGGCCTGAATCTACAGGCAAAGATATTGGACATCCCGCTTATGGGATTACATACTCGGGAGTTAAAGTGAAACGCGACGCTCGTTCCTTCTCTACGATTGCTGCTGATTTGAATGTATTTCCGCTTGGAACGATTTTGTATATCCCGGGCTACGGTTATGGAGTGGTTACCGATATTGGATCTGCAATTAAAGGAAATAAGATTGACTTGTTTTTCGATAAAAAAGAGGATGTGTACAAACACTGGGGTAAAAAGCAGTTGGATGTATACGTGATCGAGCGAGGCAGGGGTAAGGTGAATGAAGCTGCTTTTGCCCGTCTGCATGAAGCATTGAAGAGCGAAGTAAAAAAACAATAA